CCGATCGCGTTTGCCGAATTCGGCGATCGCCGCTTCGAAATGCGGGCGGTCGAAATCCGGCCACAGCACGTCGAGGAAGACGAACTCGGTATAGGCCGCCTGCCACAGCAGGAAGTTGGAGATGCGCTTCTCCCCGCTCGTGCGCACCAGCAGATCCGGATCGGGGATATCGCTGGTGTAGAGATACTTGGCGATATCCGCTTCGCCGATCGTCTCGGGATCGATTTCGCCCGCCTTGGCGGCATGCGCCAGCGCGCGGGCCGCGCGCGCGATCTCGGCCCTGGCGCCGTAGGACAGCGCGATGATGAAATCGAGCCGGGTGTTCGCCTCGGTCGTGCGTTCGGCCTGCTCGATGAGCGTGACGATATCCGGCGCCAATCGCGCGCGGTCGCCGATCACGCGCACGCGTACACCTTGCTTGTGCAACTCGGCGATCTCGGAGCGCAGATAATTGCGCAACAACGCCATCAGATCGGTGATTTCGTCGAGCGGGCGTTTCCAATTCTCCGACGAAAAGCCGAACAGCGTGAGGTAACGCACGCCCAGCTCGCCCGCGGACTTGACCGCGCGGCGCACGGCATCGGCCCCGCGCTTATGGCCCGCCACGCGCGGCAGGCCGCGGGATTTCGCCCAGCGGCCATTGCCGTCCATGATGATCGCGACGTGTTTGGGAACGGCGCGGGGCTCGGCGGTCATCGACCGTCCTCGACGTTGGAGAGCGAGCGGCGGATCAAACCGCCATGATGTCCTTTTCCTTGGCCGCGAGCTGCTCATCGATCTTCTTGATGAACTCGTCGGTTAGGGCTTGGAACTGGGTCTGCGCCTTGCGGTTCTCGTCCTCGGTCTGCTTGCCGTCCTTCAGCGCCGCCTTCAGACCGTCCATGCCGTCGCGACGGACGTTGCGGATGGAAACCCGCGCCGCCTCGGCGTAGTTCTTCGCGACCTTGGAGAGTTCCTTGCGGCGCTCTTCGGTCATCGGCGGCATCGGGATGCGGATCGACTGACCTTCGGTCATCGGGTTCAAACCGAGATTGGCCTCGCGGATCGCCTTCTCGACCGAC
This genomic interval from Alphaproteobacteria bacterium contains the following:
- a CDS encoding isoprenyl transferase gives rise to the protein MTAEPRAVPKHVAIIMDGNGRWAKSRGLPRVAGHKRGADAVRRAVKSAGELGVRYLTLFGFSSENWKRPLDEITDLMALLRNYLRSEIAELHKQGVRVRVIGDRARLAPDIVTLIEQAERTTEANTRLDFIIALSYGARAEIARAARALAHAAKAGEIDPETIGEADIAKYLYTSDIPDPDLLVRTSGEKRISNFLLWQAAYTEFVFLDVLWPDFDRPHFEAAIAEFGKRDRRYGAIVG
- the frr gene encoding ribosome recycling factor, which translates into the protein MSATADIEELRRRMNGSMDVLKKEFSGLRTGRANANMLDPVTVEAYGSAMPLSQCATVSVPEPRMLSVQVWDKGLVKSVEKAIREANLGLNPMTEGQSIRIPMPPMTEERRKELSKVAKNYAEAARVSIRNVRRDGMDGLKAALKDGKQTEDENRKAQTQFQALTDEFIKKIDEQLAAKEKDIMAV